The following are from one region of the Cynocephalus volans isolate mCynVol1 chromosome 17, mCynVol1.pri, whole genome shotgun sequence genome:
- the LOC134365411 gene encoding zinc finger protein 79-like isoform X1, whose amino-acid sequence MLEPGVSPSWDSALSQNKDSGEEGIDSSLCTTGPQGSTPFSSVTVPLTKDGWRNRVLLDWKIVSQSPPQQTISEESFPDTSIEMAPGESEHRKGELGKSFSLRPVLSLQQTVPKEVSPHERETHSKRFKNSQVIKPHRVRPYTCNEFGKAFSYCSSLSQKQKSHTGEKPYECSECGKAFRQNSSLLQHQRIHTGEKPYKCSECGRAFSQNANLKKHQRTHTGEKPYKCSECDKAFSDSSGLVQHQRIHSGEKPYECSDCGKTFRHTASLTNHQRTHTGEKPYKCSECGKAFSYYTVFIQHQRIHTGEKPYKCSTCGKAFTHSTHLTDHQRTHTGEKPYKCSQCGKAFSQSIHLESHQKTHSGEKPYKCNECGKFFKKTSALIQHHIIHTGEKPYECNECGKAFNQGSSLSRHQRIHTGVKPYECTECGKAFKCRSAFIRHQRLHAGE is encoded by the exons tATCACCTTCTTGGGACTCTGCCCTTTCCCAAAACAAAGACTCAGGAGAAGAAGGAATCGATTCTAGTCTCTGCACAACTGGGCCCCAG GGATCCACACCCTTCAGCAGCGTGACTGTACCTTTGACCAAGGATGGGTGGAGGAACCGGGTCCTACTGG ACTGGAAGATTGTATCTCAGTCACCACCCCAGCAAACCATTTCTGAAGAATCATTTCCAGACACGAGTATAGAGATGGCCCCTGGAGAGTCAGAGCACAGAAAGGGTGAACTTGGGAAGAGCTTCAGTCTGAGACCAGTCCTTTCACTACAGCAGACAGTTCCTAAAGAAGTGAGTCCTCACGAACGTGAAACACACTCTAAGAGATTTAAGAATTCACAAGTAATTAAGCCTCACAGAGTGAGACCGTACACATGTAATGAGTTTGGCAAAGCCTTCAGCTACTGTTCTTCCCTTTCTCAGAAGCAGAAGAGCCACACTGGGGAGAAACCCTATGAGTGCAGTgagtgtgggaaggccttcagGCAGAACTCCTCTCTTCTTCAGCACCAGAGGatccacacaggagagaagccttaCAAATGCAGTGAATGTGGAAGAGCCTTCAGCCAGAACGCAAACCTCAAAAAACACCAGCGAACCCACACTGGAGAAAAGCCCTACAAATGCAGTGAGTGTGACAAAGCCTTCAGCGACTCTTCAGGCCTTGTTCAGCATCAGCGAATTCATagtggagagaaaccctatgaatgcagCGACTGTGGGAAGACCTTCCGTCACACTGCTAGCCTCACAAACCACCAGCGCACTCACACCGGGGAGAAGCCTTACAAGTGCAgtgagtgtgggaaagccttcagttacTATACAGTATTCATTCAGCACCAGAGGATTCACACAGGGGAGAAACCCTACAAATGTAGCACATGTGGGAAGGCCTTCACTCACAGTACACACCTCACAGACCATCAGAGGACTCATACGGGAGAGAAACCCTACAAGTGCAGTCagtgtgggaaggccttcagCCAGAGTATACATCTTGAAAGCCACCAGAAGACCCACAGTGGGGAGAAGCCatacaaatgtaatgaatgtgggaaattcTTCAAGAAGACCTCAGCCCTCATCCAACATCACAtaattcacactggagaaaagcccTACGagtgtaatgagtgtggaaaagcttttaaccaggGTTCATCCCTTAGTCGGCATCAGAGGATTCACACTGGTGTGAAACCCTATGAATGCACTGAGTGTGGAAAGGCCTTCAAGTGTAGGTCAGCTTTCATTAGACATCAGAGACTCCATGCTGGAGAATAG
- the LOC134365411 gene encoding zinc finger protein 79-like isoform X3: protein MAPGESEHRKGELGKSFSLRPVLSLQQTVPKEVSPHERETHSKRFKNSQVIKPHRVRPYTCNEFGKAFSYCSSLSQKQKSHTGEKPYECSECGKAFRQNSSLLQHQRIHTGEKPYKCSECGRAFSQNANLKKHQRTHTGEKPYKCSECDKAFSDSSGLVQHQRIHSGEKPYECSDCGKTFRHTASLTNHQRTHTGEKPYKCSECGKAFSYYTVFIQHQRIHTGEKPYKCSTCGKAFTHSTHLTDHQRTHTGEKPYKCSQCGKAFSQSIHLESHQKTHSGEKPYKCNECGKFFKKTSALIQHHIIHTGEKPYECNECGKAFNQGSSLSRHQRIHTGVKPYECTECGKAFKCRSAFIRHQRLHAGE from the coding sequence ATGGCCCCTGGAGAGTCAGAGCACAGAAAGGGTGAACTTGGGAAGAGCTTCAGTCTGAGACCAGTCCTTTCACTACAGCAGACAGTTCCTAAAGAAGTGAGTCCTCACGAACGTGAAACACACTCTAAGAGATTTAAGAATTCACAAGTAATTAAGCCTCACAGAGTGAGACCGTACACATGTAATGAGTTTGGCAAAGCCTTCAGCTACTGTTCTTCCCTTTCTCAGAAGCAGAAGAGCCACACTGGGGAGAAACCCTATGAGTGCAGTgagtgtgggaaggccttcagGCAGAACTCCTCTCTTCTTCAGCACCAGAGGatccacacaggagagaagccttaCAAATGCAGTGAATGTGGAAGAGCCTTCAGCCAGAACGCAAACCTCAAAAAACACCAGCGAACCCACACTGGAGAAAAGCCCTACAAATGCAGTGAGTGTGACAAAGCCTTCAGCGACTCTTCAGGCCTTGTTCAGCATCAGCGAATTCATagtggagagaaaccctatgaatgcagCGACTGTGGGAAGACCTTCCGTCACACTGCTAGCCTCACAAACCACCAGCGCACTCACACCGGGGAGAAGCCTTACAAGTGCAgtgagtgtgggaaagccttcagttacTATACAGTATTCATTCAGCACCAGAGGATTCACACAGGGGAGAAACCCTACAAATGTAGCACATGTGGGAAGGCCTTCACTCACAGTACACACCTCACAGACCATCAGAGGACTCATACGGGAGAGAAACCCTACAAGTGCAGTCagtgtgggaaggccttcagCCAGAGTATACATCTTGAAAGCCACCAGAAGACCCACAGTGGGGAGAAGCCatacaaatgtaatgaatgtgggaaattcTTCAAGAAGACCTCAGCCCTCATCCAACATCACAtaattcacactggagaaaagcccTACGagtgtaatgagtgtggaaaagcttttaaccaggGTTCATCCCTTAGTCGGCATCAGAGGATTCACACTGGTGTGAAACCCTATGAATGCACTGAGTGTGGAAAGGCCTTCAAGTGTAGGTCAGCTTTCATTAGACATCAGAGACTCCATGCTGGAGAATAG
- the LOC134365411 gene encoding zinc finger protein 79-like isoform X2, whose amino-acid sequence MLEPGVSPSWDSALSQNKDSGEEGIDSSLCTTGPQGSTPFSSVTVPLTKDGWRNRVLLDWKIVSQSPPQQTISEESFPDTSIEMAPGESEHRKGELGKSFSLRPVLSLQQTVPKEKQKSHTGEKPYECSECGKAFRQNSSLLQHQRIHTGEKPYKCSECGRAFSQNANLKKHQRTHTGEKPYKCSECDKAFSDSSGLVQHQRIHSGEKPYECSDCGKTFRHTASLTNHQRTHTGEKPYKCSECGKAFSYYTVFIQHQRIHTGEKPYKCSTCGKAFTHSTHLTDHQRTHTGEKPYKCSQCGKAFSQSIHLESHQKTHSGEKPYKCNECGKFFKKTSALIQHHIIHTGEKPYECNECGKAFNQGSSLSRHQRIHTGVKPYECTECGKAFKCRSAFIRHQRLHAGE is encoded by the exons tATCACCTTCTTGGGACTCTGCCCTTTCCCAAAACAAAGACTCAGGAGAAGAAGGAATCGATTCTAGTCTCTGCACAACTGGGCCCCAG GGATCCACACCCTTCAGCAGCGTGACTGTACCTTTGACCAAGGATGGGTGGAGGAACCGGGTCCTACTGG ACTGGAAGATTGTATCTCAGTCACCACCCCAGCAAACCATTTCTGAAGAATCATTTCCAGACACGAGTATAGAGATGGCCCCTGGAGAGTCAGAGCACAGAAAGGGTGAACTTGGGAAGAGCTTCAGTCTGAGACCAGTCCTTTCACTACAGCAGACAGTTCCTAAAGAA AAGCAGAAGAGCCACACTGGGGAGAAACCCTATGAGTGCAGTgagtgtgggaaggccttcagGCAGAACTCCTCTCTTCTTCAGCACCAGAGGatccacacaggagagaagccttaCAAATGCAGTGAATGTGGAAGAGCCTTCAGCCAGAACGCAAACCTCAAAAAACACCAGCGAACCCACACTGGAGAAAAGCCCTACAAATGCAGTGAGTGTGACAAAGCCTTCAGCGACTCTTCAGGCCTTGTTCAGCATCAGCGAATTCATagtggagagaaaccctatgaatgcagCGACTGTGGGAAGACCTTCCGTCACACTGCTAGCCTCACAAACCACCAGCGCACTCACACCGGGGAGAAGCCTTACAAGTGCAgtgagtgtgggaaagccttcagttacTATACAGTATTCATTCAGCACCAGAGGATTCACACAGGGGAGAAACCCTACAAATGTAGCACATGTGGGAAGGCCTTCACTCACAGTACACACCTCACAGACCATCAGAGGACTCATACGGGAGAGAAACCCTACAAGTGCAGTCagtgtgggaaggccttcagCCAGAGTATACATCTTGAAAGCCACCAGAAGACCCACAGTGGGGAGAAGCCatacaaatgtaatgaatgtgggaaattcTTCAAGAAGACCTCAGCCCTCATCCAACATCACAtaattcacactggagaaaagcccTACGagtgtaatgagtgtggaaaagcttttaaccaggGTTCATCCCTTAGTCGGCATCAGAGGATTCACACTGGTGTGAAACCCTATGAATGCACTGAGTGTGGAAAGGCCTTCAAGTGTAGGTCAGCTTTCATTAGACATCAGAGACTCCATGCTGGAGAATAG